A single window of Aphidius gifuensis isolate YNYX2018 linkage group LG1, ASM1490517v1, whole genome shotgun sequence DNA harbors:
- the LOC122861133 gene encoding E3 ubiquitin-protein ligase AMFR-like, with amino-acid sequence MPTVFLARVPVPNFRLYTAISVAILSCSVYYAAQIVRDPSWRTNHTNIIIKDENSTDDSGTIDSRTPGMQLRELFSCMIQEPICFWPLMNMAYCALILLGKTIQKLVFGELRASERQHLKDKFGNFIFYKFIFVFGVLNVQYADEVVLWWAWFTALGFLGLLSQLCKDRFVYLSFSPTTPGWSHARLLGLLGAILALSSFMLLLSTAAAFFFVSFNTFAFMAAECILLAVRTIHVMLRYGIHLYDTRSSPRSSDKRGPLAYYTELICELTILAVDFLHHVHMLLWSNILLSMASLVICMQLRYLFHEIQRRITKHRNYLAVLCHMEQNYPMASTDELNENSDNCAICWEKMETARKLPCSHLFHNSCLQSWLEQDTSCPTCRLILSMQANRRDNTPELRTELPESQTSVGRNDNHFFHFDGSRYVSWLPSFSVEVTHNRLRGDVLTLAHSNSQIDAMARHVQQLFPHYPRNVVLEDLRITRSVEMTVENILDGRLIIPHHVINEIEDEPAIQSQSVNSNNILNTPTPMPSKTWDLKLDLPVENDSVEEPLTIGSRFSKSSTEREQILQRRRQHMLMTARRKYVEKQRKSETETKIPINIHTMS; translated from the exons atGCCAACGGTTTTTTTGGCACGTGTGCCAGTGCCAAATTTTCGATTGTACACAGCAATTAGTGTTGCAATATTATCATGCTCAGTATACTATGCAGCACAAATTGTTAGAGATCCATCATGGCGTACAAATCacacaaatattataattaaagatgaaaattCAACGGATGACAGTGGTACAATTGATTCAAGAACACCTGGAATGCAACTCAGAGAATTATTTTCCTGTATGATTCAAGAGCCAATTTGTTTTTgg ccacTGATGAATATGGCATACTGTGCACTAATACTGCTTGGTAAAACAATTCAAAAACTTGTATTTGGTGAACTTAGAGCATCTGAGAGACAACACTTGAAGGATAAATttggaaattttatattttataaatttatatttgtcttTGGTGTATTGAATGTGCAATATGCTGATGAGGTTGTGCTTTGGTGGGCATGGTTTACTGCACTTGGTTTTCTTGGTCTTCTGAGTCAGCTCTGCAAGGATAGATTTGTATAC TTATCATTTTCACCAACAACACCAGGATGGAGTCACGCACGTCTTTTAGGATTACTTGGAGCAATCCTGGCATTGTCCTCGTTCATGTTACTTTTATCAACTGCAGCAGCCTTCTTTTTTGTGTCCTTCAATACTTTTGCATTCATGGCAGCCGAG tgtATTTTATTGGCAGTAAGAACAATTCATGTTATGCTGAGATATGGAATTCATCTTTATGATACAAGATCATCACCACGTTCGTCAGATAAACGAGGACCACTTGCTTATTACACTGAATTAATATGTGAATTAACAATACTTGCTGTTGATTTTTTGCATCATGTTCACATGTTATTGTGGAGCAATATATTACTCAGCATGGCATCACTTGTAATATGTATGCAATTACGTTATTTGTTTCATGAAATACAAAGAAGAATAACAAAACACAGAAATTATTTGGCTGTTTTATGTCACATGGAACAAaa ttatCCAATGGCATCAACAGATGAACTCAATGAAAATTCAGATAATTGTGCAATTTGTTGGGAGAAAATGGAAACAGCTAGAAAATTACCATGCAGTCATCTTTTTCACAATTCATGTCTTCAATCTTGGCTTGAACAAGATACATCCTGTCCAACATGTAGACTTATTTTAAGTATGCAAGCTAATCGTCGTGATAATACTCCTGAATTACGTACTGAATTGCCAGAATCACAAACTTCCGTTGGTAGAAATGATAATCATTTCTTTCATTTTGATGGATCAAGATACGTGTCTTGGTTGCCAAGTTTTTCAGTTGAAGTTACTCATAATCGTTTACGTGGTGATGTATTAACATTGGCACATAGTAATTCACAAATTGATGCAATGGCAAGACAC gtACAACAATTGTTTCCTCATTATCCAAGAAATGTTGTACTTGAAGATTTACGTATTACAAGATCAGTTGAAATGACTGTTGAAAATATTCTCGATGGAAGATTAATAATTCCACATCATGTTATCAATGAGATTGAAGATGAACCTGCCATTCAAAGTCAATCAGTCAATTCAAATAACATATTAAATACACCAACACCAATGCCATCTAAAACATGGGATTTAAAATTGGATCTACCAGTTGAAAATGAcag tgTAGAGGAGCCATTGACAATTGGTAGTCGCTTCTCAAAATCTTCAACTGAACGTGAACAAATTTTACAACGTCGTAGGCAACACATGCTGATGACAGCTCGACGAAAATACGTTGAGAAACAGCGAAAGTCTGAGACTGAGACAaaaattccaataaatattcatacaaTGTCCtaa
- the LOC122861135 gene encoding dolichyl-diphosphooligosaccharide--protein glycosyltransferase subunit DAD1 encodes MSVVAVVGKFWQEYAKNTGKKLKIIDAYLLYIFLTGVIQFAYCCLVGTFPFNSFLSGFISCVSCFILAVCLRLQVNPQNKNQFNGISPERGFADFIFAHIILHLVVMNFIG; translated from the exons atgtcgGTGGTTGCTGTTGTTGGAAAATTTTGGCAAGAGTATGCTAAAAATACTGGAAAAAAGCTGAAAATTATTGATGCTTATTtgctgtatatatttttgaccgGTGTCATTCAATTTGCTTATTGTTGCTTGGTTGGAACTTTTCCTTTCAATAGTTTTCTCAGTGGATTTATTTCATGTGTATCATGTTTTATTTTGGCTG TTTGCCTTCGATTACAAGTTAATccacaaaacaaaaatcaattcaATGGAATAAGCCCAGAACGTGGATTtgctgattttatttttgctcatATTATTCTTCATCTTGTCGTCATGAATTTCATtggttaa